The Magallana gigas chromosome 6, xbMagGiga1.1, whole genome shotgun sequence genome includes the window ACTGTAAGTAGATTATCTagaatttcattataattataaagataataaatctatttgataaaaaaaaacaatatgcaAGCATCAAGGGATATAAATGCACAACCTGCTACTGTTATTGTTTACAGTGCATCTATATCTGTTTACACAAGTTAGCAAGTGCAACTGCAGATAACCATGAACGCGTCAGGAAGAAGTAAGCACCATTACCTTGAAGACGTTTTCTGTTTGTCGAGAGTTCTCCCAACTGGTTTCAGACCAAGTGCTGTAAGACTGGGAGCACTTGTATCTATGCTGCTTCGTGGTCCAGTGTCTGGATCTGTGGGTGTGGGAGGAAGTGATGGTAATGACGGTAGTCCACCCCTCGGTTTAGACTTCAGGATGGAGGTGGGTGTTTTCTGGGTGGGGCTGGTGGCACCTGGGTTTGATAAGAGTGGGGGTGGAGGAGGGGCGGCAGGAACGACGGACTTAGGTGGGGGTATGTCTCTGTTTACTGAAACAGTAAGGGACAAGGATATCATTATTATCTACCTTGTCATGAATGCTCTATTTAAATCCTCAAATAAAGACCTACGAGCTGCAAACATAAGTTTTCAAGATAATatattcatcaaatattttgatgaatttcattttgtgtTATATAAGATAAAAAACCTTTGACTGAAAACAAaacgttttattttctttgtgaaGAGAAGATAATTTCCAGTCTTTGGCTTAGACAAGACTAACCTGGCTGGTTTAAGTCGATGTCCCCTTGTAACTGGTTAGGCATCAAGTGTTTTATATTGGGAACTGACATGGACCTTTTATGTAAAGGCTCTTTTCCTTTCAGatctttgatataaaaaataccATTAATTAAACAAACTTACTACAGCTGATCATTCTGTAACTTTATTAAACAATATACATGATAAATCTTCATTTGTAACATTGTCAAATCACTGTTATTATATAGAATACAAGTGGTAAGTATGATGTCACGAGGCCATACCTTTAAAACTGTCCTCATTGTAGTAACCATCAGATCCTGTAACGTGAGGTTCAGGGGGTGGGGGACTTTCGTCTGGAGGGGTTGGGGGTCGAGGTTTCTGGAGGGGGAATTTAGCTGCATTGCTCACTGTACAGATAGAAGATGGAGTTAAATCTATGTGTTTTCTGAGTTGGACAGAATACTGATTACTACTCGCGCATTTCGAGGTCTTACCTGGGGCGTTGTAGTAGACGGATTGTCGGTGGGGTGTCGGGGGGTCAAACTCCGGGGGTGAGGGAGACCCTGTAGAACAATTTCAGTATTCCTTAAAACATTAACACAGTAAAACAGTGCAGTTTTTTTGGAAGATCAAATTTGAATAGATCGAAATTGACGCTTTAgttaaaacaacaataaaaaaacaactgtCCGTAGTGACTTATTtcatgaatgaaataaaatggaaatattaTTAATGATATAGAAAGACATAGACTGACAAAAAGTGCTTTATTTCAAGACACACAGGTATATACATCGACAGAGAAGTGATGAGTACCTTCAACCTACCTTAATCATGTTAGAAAAATTAGTAATGACACTATAAAAAGGCATAGCATGAGAAAcgattattaatatatataatatatatctctGTTACAATTATATTAGCAAACTGTGCTTTGTGAGAACTTATCATTTTTGTTTGGATAATACTTGATTCAACTTCCTTACAATGAAAATGGTCCTCGTAAATGTGTCATAATTACAtacattaaatgtatgtacatgagATCTTATATATAAGGAGAAACATCTTCAGGTGATATATAACTTGACTGAGCAATGGATATACGAAATAGGCATAACTGTAGGCACAAAACAGAGCATGCAATGAACTCACGAGGTTTTACAGTGACTGTcgttttattcaatttatttacaatcgAACTTCTGGTCGTGCCAAAATGGTGAACATCTGGTAAAAGGAAACCATGACAAAACTATAATTTTAGATAAATGCTGAGAGACAGTTCCAGGGACTATAAAGAATTGCATAAAATTGTCATGCATGTTATAGCCTTTACGTTATAATATTCTTTTGtttgtcatttgatttcattttaactGTATGCTAACATAGTGTTGTCaataaactgaattgaaattgaattgaataattcttcctttaataatatttatataattatctttTGTAATAGATTGCAAATTTACATATATGATTCAAACTCGTGTTTATTAATTCAAGTTTACGGAATTATATGATCATCGAATTCCTATAGATTGTAAATTGAAGAGGAATTATTACATTCATTAttgggattttttctttttcattttaaaaaattacagattGTGTTCATTATGGCTTAACAAAATACTCCAGCTTGCAATTGCTAGTTTGaacaaagatttaaaacaatttctctGCGTATCAAAATACAAAGCTATTCCTCCGactaaatttaatatttttaccaATGCTTTTCcttgtttaatgttttttttctcgttgctttttttgtgtatttgttttttgagtttttgtttttggtttgtattgtttagttttgttttgaaggGTTTTCATCAATCGATTTATTGAAAGCCAGGAACTCGGAGAATAAGACAACAAAATAATAACAAGTCTTGTAGCTACTAATAGTTGATTCTTTGACTATGCAAGTAACTGATTGATTATAACCATATTCTCCCCTTATTTACTCTGTTTTTATAAACAGTATGAAAGAAATTCAAACAGagatatgcatattttaaaaaatgcatccTTCGTCtgtttatataaattaacaTAAGAGTTAGGGCTTTGTAAAAGAAAgtgtagaaatttaaaaacaaacgtAACCCATGAATGTAAAACGTTAACGTTTCTAACGACGATATCAAAAACGTTTACTACGTCATTTCTAGTATAATCATGATTTTTGTGCCTTAAAGAGCAATCGATGTATCGTGTACTAAAGTGAGACTGAAACTACtactgttttttttctaaaattgattttggaaagaaaaataagCCAATCTggtttatataatgaattaatCATCAGTTTCGGTGTGATGGGGCCTAacccatttattttattcaaatgtttatatcacgATTGATTtcatattcaaacaataaaaatattcatacatgtatcgtatatgtatgatacatgtatttatcagaAGAGAACAATTAGGTTCAGTGAATGTTACctaatgacaaaattaaaactaGAAACATGTCTAATGAATTCACGTTTGATTActtctttttataaaaagattCAGTCCAATTAACAGCTGTGGATATAATTGATTCAATGCCATGATGGCAAAAATAAACACCGTTGTTTAACTTTGACTAACTCACTTCGCCTCTCATATTTGGCCTGCTCTTTTTTCAAAATCCCTGggttgaatgttttagaaggcCGTGGCACCGGTTCTTCATAATCTAATTAGAAAAGATATTAGTTGATTGTGTTAAAAGAAGCCAAGAGAAGTAAATTACATGCATATCTAGTAAAAAAGCAACGAATCAAAAACCTATATAGAAGCTATTAACATTCATTTAGTAAtgcaaatgtaaaattttaatgaataaatgaataaaaaatctctttttcCCTCATTGACTGTTTGTTGTTCCTTACCGGGTAACGGTTCTGGGAGTTCCCTGGTTTTGCTGGGAATTTCTGAAAAATGCGATAGACCAAAACACTTACAATGTGTAACAAAACACTTACAGTGTGTAACAAAACACTTACTAGTACACTGTATAACAAAACACTTACAATGTGTAACAAAACACTTACACTGTGTAACAAAACAATTACAATGGTAACAGAACACCCGTGCATAGCCGGTGCGTAAAACATGGGCGTGCGTACTTAATTGTGCagttttttaacaaacattttttgagcAAGACTTAGTACGtaagaaacaagaggccaattggccttaacggtcacctgagtagcatatatcccatacacaaacttgtcacggagtctcatatatgcatctaattaattaggtttcatactggagtagaaaaattataaatttgtaatgacaaccacatttcaaaaagaactgtgaaacctataattttggtgaaaaactaaaagatctggtctacaaaatcatgaattcagttttcctttcaggtgtgtgggagtaaagaagataattgtTAACGttatatatgcattaacatctatacatccattttggtcctgccctagagtcaaaacccatccttgaggggGCATGGAAATTAAagtttcagtagaggacttcctggtaaacttaattataagtcagtttttttatacagatgtgtgagaatagagaaggaaattttcaaacattatatgcattaacaatatattgccatattgcgccccccccccctccccccttcatGCCCTGAACCCCTTACCAAGGGGCcatgcatttcacaatttaggtaaaggagattgtggatatcataaccatgtattcagttttttgcccacatgtgtgggagtagagaagaagattttttaagatttaaaacagttttactatatggccatattggccccaccctagagcctgaacacctaacaaaggggtcatgaatttcacaattttagtagaggctctcatggacatcataaccatgcatttagtttttaacaaatatatatgggagtagagaagaagattttctaagattcaatacatttttactatttggccatattggccccaccctagagcctgaatccctgacccaggggtcatgaatttcacaattttagtagatggcctcatggacatcataatcatgcatttagttattaacaaatatatatgatagtagagaagaagattttctaagatttaatacatttttactatatggccatattggccccacccaagagcctgaatccctgaccaagggggcataattttcacaatttaggtagagggcctcatggacatcgaaatcatgcatttagtttataacaaatatatatatgggagtagagaagaagattttctaagatttaatacatttttactatttggccatattggccccaccctagatcctgaacccctgacccaggggtcatgaatttcacaatttaggtagagggcttcatggacatcataatcctgcatttagtttttaaaaaaacatatatggtagtaaagaagaagatttttaaagatttaatacatttttactatatggccagaacccctgacccttgggccataaatttcacaattttggtagagggcttcatggacatcataaccatgcaaccagttttttcctcacatgcgtgggagtagagaagaagatttttgaaaattttgctttttttcatatttggccccacctgtggcaccccaggggtggtagggccgtgaatttcacaatttagactcttcttaccatagagatgcttcacaccaaaaatggtaacaattggccaggtagttttcaagaagaagttaaaaatgtaaaattgttaacgcacgacgcacagacgcacgacgacggacgaagaccaattgcaataggtcacctgagtgactcaggtgacctaaaaagtcACAGCTAATGTAGATATTAATTGAAACTAgtttttgtttgaataaatgaatggtgtaattataatataccggtttttataaaaaagaaaataatatttttaaacatctaACTTTCGATATAAACTGGGAATGTTTTAAACAGTACTTGCTTAATCAACATCTGAATATCTTTTACGTAAACCTAAGGGTAATTTATTAATCTTAAATCTGATACTAGTATAAATTGACTACAATTTTCAAGTCAAATTCCCCATTTCCCGGTTTACCTCTTTCAATCCGTTTCATACGGTACGGATCGGTATCGTCTTCGGACAGTCCAAAATTATACAAGTCATTCGTCTTCATTGGAATCGTATTCTCAAAGCCAGCTATGAATCGGAAAGTGTTAATAACATCTGTGAGATTCTTCTGTGGCTCGTGCTGCAAGTAAGAGTGATTTGAAGTTTCAGaggtgcaattttttttaaaattagctgctgttgttgttgttggtttttattGGTTAAATAACCAGTTTGTATGGAAACAAAGTTTTCGAATTTTTTATGCAATGGGTTGCGTACTTAcgtcattttcaactttgatTCTGTATCCTCTGTCGACTCTTTCTACCTCAAAATGTTCTATCTTCACTACCCTAAAACAGACATTACAATCATCAGCGCGCATTTTTCAGAGACATTTAAGTAACAGTTGTGAATGATGTAATAATGATACAAACGATTTCTAATTTCATCCTTATAGCTGTACCAAAGATTTGCGACAGTACTAGTAATTAGTAGTGATAATATTAATAGTTGAAAGATAAGTAGTGTTTGTGTGACAGTTTAAAATAGAGCCCTGTAACAAATTAATCAACGTGTAGTAAAATACTAACCCGTCTATTTTGCCAATTTTACTGATGACATAACTTCCGCTGTCTTTTTGGGAAGAGCTTTCCCTCATTAAGGCATTGCCTAAGCTGCCGCTATTTACTAGTATTCTCTCAGCTAAATCTCGACTACAGCTCGAAAAGAACCAGCTGCAAGTAAAGAAGACATATGTAAAGTTATCAAATATGATAgctattattacatgtaaagaaAAGAAGAGCAATTTAAAAGATGGCATTAATCTTCAgcttattaaaataatatctcTCTGAGAAAATGTTTGAGTTGTTTTTGGCAAAACCTTTTATATCCTCaataattatttaaggaataatgaATCATTCTTGGAGTATTATGAGATAATCAAATACGGCTGGGGTGATCAAATTCAATTAAGTCTGATGGCTCCATGATATATTTGATTACGCCCGACCGTATGTGATCACCTcatacaattcaaaaatgatttcttattacttatatttaaaaatgtatatttttcaataattctaccatttaatattaaaatagcCATTGACGAAATGTAATGGACAATACATTACATAATAGAtccgtagtgttatcacagtcAAATAAACTGGAAAGTGTAAATGTCACAAAATAAAAGAGCAACAATTTACCATTATATTTtagtcaaataaaataatttcggGTTAGGTGTAAAGTTTATATTCTTTAATGAGAGACTTGTGTGTTCCTACCTTTAACCTTGATCAGAGCTCTGCAATTTGGCATTTTACTATAAATACCTTGCAAATATCTATTAGGAAAAGATAGATCAATGAATAAGCCTTCAGTTTTTTACTTTAGTAATTGGTTTCTGGGGAAAATATTTGAGTATGTTCGAGTATTAATTAATCACCTTGGTGTTTTATCATCCATTCTTGGATTATTTGAAAACTTCGGTCTCTGCAAAGAGATAAAATGTATTGAGTCTAATGCGAAGcctttaaatcaataaattatatttttgtcattgcATGGACAAAATTTGTTCTTTACTGATCCGCACCATAGTTGGTCCGCCTCCGCCCCCGCTAATCGTGCCTCTGGACCCGGATGAGGAGGAGTTCTGAGTTCCGATTGACCTTGGGTGTTTAATGGTTGCTCCAAGCCCACTGTCCTCAGAGGGGGAGACGGACGCTCTCTTGCTGAGCTCCTGGTGCCTCGATTTCCCGCCGATGGACACCGATCCGCCGCCATGGGTCGATCCCGAGGCTTCCTCTAGGAGGAAACTGTTGACAGAGGCTTTGATTTCTTCTATTTGAGTGTCTGTTAAGTCGAGGTCATTTGGAACAGTGCCCTTGATTTTATAAAGACaagttttaataattaattcgTGTCTTACAAAGCAGGGCTGCGCTGTAAATCTATTCATCCCTATGGAATGAGTATTAACGcgtaaactttaaataaaaccATTAGTTTAAAACTATATCATTAATTAAGGTATGTTTTCCTGACATTAATTTAAACCACAGGgagatttattttcaatgttcaTTTATGGCCGTAAAAGGTTCAAGTCCCATCGTGAATCGCAGCCCAGACACACGGAGAGAACTAACTAGAAAGGTGAGAATACTCTTGAAACATTGAAATgaagttttacaaaaacataCTGGCACCAATGTAACAAAATCTTTCCGTGTAACCAGCAGACAACGATAAAATCGCCCTAACGGCTTGGTTCGTTATCGTTTAGTTTAAGTGTTTAGTTTAACTGATTTGTTTTATCGCACACAGAGTCAACGCGACATACCTTAGATAAACACAAGATATATCCTCTCCATAATTCTCTTTCCACCTTCTTTTTCGTCTAGAGGTAAATAAAAAAGCAACCGTTTATTTAATGTcatagaattttcaaattttaagtaATGCGCTCTATTTCTTTGACTAATTTCGTGTTATATGCTGTATATGTTAatctaaaaagaaaactttttacaaaggatgtttttaatgtaaatcTATATCAATGGCAGTGCTCAAATATGGCCTATTCTAATTAAATATAGACAGATTTGTAAGAGCATGAGGACTCTATGAAACAGCATTGAGATATTTCATCATACTTTTATAGGCCATATTGAGATCAACATTGTCATACAAAAGCGTGTTTGGTCTATAAATTAGAACTTTCCGACTTGACAACCATGAAATCTGTgacttaaaattattttcacttCCTGGTTCTGTGAACAATGAAACCACTTCAATAGAAGTCAGTCAACCGTTGACCCTTTATCAGTTGTAAATCGAGTCGACCCTTCCTGCATGAGATATTATAATCAAATAAGTAAACGTCTTCAgggaaaaaagaaaccaaacCTGTATAAtacttcaaattttgaaaataaagctgatgaaaataaataaaccaaaatcATTTTGTAAGACATGCctatgcatgcgcggatctagagggagggtcgggggggggggtcccgacccccccccccccctggaaaatgaaaatttattaaatttacatagtaaaattatcgcgaaaatatgcctcggaccccccctggcaaacacaattatccttcggaccccccctggaaaaattttctggatccgcgcatgctatGTACAATTCACTCATATTTACCAAATTACATCTCGTGTTTTCTACATTATGGTTCATAAAggatacatgtaccagtaatcaTTAAACTTAATAAGCACTATGATTTTTTCTACTCAAGGTTTAAAATGCAAGAGGATGTATGAGAAAACTTTTTagcaaaataagaaataaagtatTTGTTCCATATAAGTTTCAAAGATGAAATGTAATTCACAGCACGATGTAAATATATACCGTGCACAACTTATAATATTTCAatggataaatattttttattctgatGAAAGAGGACAAACAAAGGTTGGGACTGAACATGAAACCAAACTGTGTCGTTGAAATGTTGGTACCTGTATTGTAACATCAGTAAGAACAATTGGTCTCCTCTACCTTATATAGACggttattattttatatagacATCACGAAGATACTGCATGCAAGCAACTTTAAATACACCTCTTCTGTTTCATCATTCCAAACGTAACATTAAAAAGACAACATCTAATGCATACAATAGCATGTGCCTTCTtactttcaatgaaaataagacATTGGTTTTATATATACCAGGAAGTTTTTTTTGAAATACTGGAAATCTCCGCTTTTTTACATTTCGAGGTTTTTAATAATGTTAACAATGCCATTTTTAAATCCATTGTGTTTTGTCATTGAAAACTGAAAGCTTTTACAGACGTCTGTATCATAAAGACATAGGTGAGAGGGAAaggtgaaataaaaatgaaactaattttattatgaaatcaaATCAAGCAGAATTTGGCACGTCACAACAACATCAAGGGATGTTATGCTTCGATAAAGAACAAAGACGAGAAACACCTATCTAtacttacatgtagatatatacatgtatatttattccacCTTGGACTCTTTTATGCCGATGACTAATATATACTTAGTTAAGCTTGAAAATCACAGCTTATCGAATTTCTTTACCTTGAATCTGTTGATCCGACTGGTTTTGTCCAGACCTTCGGTTATTAGCTCCAGCTTGTAGCCATCTCTCGTGTCGCTGGCTGTACACTCGGTTTTGTTGTCAATGTTCAGACTGCCGACCACCTGCCAGGAAAACAGTTACAATGTCTGAATTCCGTATCATAATAAGGTTTTATATTGACAACAAAAGATATTGCATACAAGTGTattgtttttatactttttccCATCAAATGCTTACATTCAAATTACTCTTCATTTCATTTGTAGTTGCATTGATtctattttagtaaaaaaaaatcccttttcGAGCTAAAGAATTTGTTTTTTCCGGGAAAAAGACTGAAACATAGTGAAGGatataacaaaatgaaattcagatataaataataagatataagatataaaaataagatatacaATTTTGGTATTTCTGTGGAAGATTTACATGCTTGTCTTTTTatataatactttaaaaaatcaagtcAATATCATTTTTCTGTTGCTACTGCAAACACTGTGCTGTTGAGGATTTGAAAGCAATTGGGACTTATAAAGAGGTGCCTTGGTGTCAGGTGAAAAACCTTTACATTATATCTGCAAAAATACTGATTTTTGACCTGCTCTTccaaaaagaagaaaaggaaTAATCTACATTCCCTATCAAAGACGTGGTcaacataaaaataaagttgCTTTGAGCGGCGGTACATACCGTGTCGTCATTTCTTTGGTCTCTCTCCTTAAATATGTGAATAGTTCGACCTTTTAAAACACACCAAAGTGTTTGGTAGCCTCGACCCTGTTAGAAACAAAAGAACAACCCTGAATGATTTCATTTAACTCTGATACTGATAACGTATAAATGGGGCACGCTTGTACCCTTGGAGGCTTATGAGAATATGTATTTCATCCTTTTTATCATTCATATAGCAGAACTTAATTATCACACTTTTAATTCactatatgatattataaaacACGATAACAAAGGGTTCTCAACAGACAGTGTAGTAGGTGAACAAATGATGACACATCATTGATTAACGGATCAAGTATTTAAAATTGTGACAATTTAGAATATCAATCTTACGCTGTAATGAATGACCGGATTATGATGCATCATGATCTGAAGTCGCTCAATTTTCCCTTTACTCTTTATACCTTATAAACTTTTTAGAACCTTTTTAACAAGACCTTTGACTTTCAGTAAGACGTAACTATCTGTTTCATGTGTcacaagaaattaaaatgacgctggttgcgtattcttagctcaaaagccagacaaatcttgttgatttcaaaaagtcatggctgagtggccagcaatgaaatagacaggcctatgtcatattgctgtttgacacaactaccaaaagtccacgctcttgttaaaatggttcgaTAACATAGTAGAACTTTCCATTTAATAGAAATTGACTTATAATGCATactaaacagtttttaaaaaacctaCAGAAAACCAAACTCTGCAGCCTATGGAAGGAATTTAATCGACAAAACACAAGTTAAATAACAAACGTTTACCTTATATGATCAACATCTTTAAAACAacttatctatttaaaaaacaataaaagattcatttatttaacattCCACAATGCacaatgaaataaatcattataaaatcaataacagaTAGTTCCATATATGTTTTCAAGACGAAGATTTTGCTCAACGAaagtctgaaaatttgaagatttCAATAGCTAACATTTGGTTTTGTGtggtttcttcttcttctttttttttttgccgggggggggggggtacaaaacatgtaaatgttttaactTGTAATTTCTTTGCAAAGATTCCATAAGCTTTTGTTAACATTAAACACAAATCGAATAATTTAGACTAATCTTGTTAAATTACAATTGTTTGGAAAGGATAATAAAAACATTGCTTCTAAATTTGAGCACTCGTCTCATAAGTGCCATACCTGCCTTCAAATATTTAAGACACTACTAGACAATTgtctgaaaatttatttttaaaaaatgatattcaaaattttctaaTTTCATATCAcacatttttgtttgaaaaataactttCAGTGTAAAAAGATGATGATTAATATATATGTGTACAGGATAATATACAGTGCCCTCTATTTCTTTTTCCGTGCAATCAATCCTATCATTGTACGTGTATTTAGTACAGAGAAGTAAATAGTTAGACGcaacaaaaataacataaatgGACAAGAGACGATTACCATGGTTTCTTATATCATGAAATCATAAACAAGAGACTTAAAATGGCCCCGATAGCCTCTAACCACTTTTTGACAGGCGGCTTGCTCTTCAGAGACGATCATTTACTAGAGTTCTTTTTTTACAACTGGTAATGCAACAATGAGGTAGAAAATATAATTGCCGTATATGCTTTCTTGTGCCCCAAGGATTCATCATTGGttataaaaaggaaaattataatttgacGTATCATTGCTTGTGCGGCCTGAATTACTGATACAACGCATCATAACCTTCTCTGCCGCCCGACTTACTGATACGACGCATATCAAATCCTGCCGCCCGACTTACTGATACGACGCATATCAAATCCTGCCGCCCGACTTATTGATACGACGCATATTAAATCCTGCCGCCCGACTTATTGATACGACGCATATTAAATCCTGCCGCTCGACTTATTGAAAGAACCCATTATTACATTAATACGACGCATCATAACCTTTTCTGTCgcttgaattattggtataatgCACATCAAAACCTGTCACCCGACTTATTAATACGACGCATCATCAGACACGTAACATCAGGGCCTggggcagcccccccccttttttctcGCATTgaaaatttgggggggggggtattataaacattaaaat containing:
- the LOC105335020 gene encoding uncharacterized protein isoform X1 produces the protein MSKEIADWRFFEGSLEHKGKQGRGYQTLWCVLKGRTIHIFKERDQRNDDTVVGSLNIDNKTECTASDTRDGYKLELITEGLDKTSRINRFKTKKKVERELWRGYILCLSKGTVPNDLDLTDTQIEEIKASVNSFLLEEASGSTHGGGSVSIGGKSRHQELSKRASVSPSEDSGLGATIKHPRSIGTQNSSSSGSRGTISGGGGGPTMRPKFSNNPRMDDKTPSWFFSSCSRDLAERILVNSGSLGNALMRESSSQKDSGSYVISKIGKIDGVVKIEHFEVERVDRGYRIKVENDHEPQKNLTDVINTFRFIAGFENTIPMKTNDLYNFGLSEDDTDPYRMKRIEREIPSKTRELPEPLPDYEEPVPRPSKTFNPGILKKEQAKYERRNVHHFGTTRSSIVNKLNKTTVTVKPRSPSPPEFDPPTPHRQSVYYNAPVSNAAKFPLQKPRPPTPPDESPPPPEPHVTGSDGYYNEDSFKDLKGKEPLHKRSMSVPNIKHLMPNQLQGDIDLNQPVNRDIPPPKSVVPAAPPPPPLLSNPGATSPTQKTPTSILKSKPRGGLPSLPSLPPTPTDPDTGPRSSIDTSAPSLTALGLKPVGRTLDKQKTSSSSPPSNHAPSPQQLGLRHVERATNKEEQATKEYEDSQTVQDIRKKFEKKIPPSTAPKPTGRPQARAASNEKEDEIYHDAISAEYENSDDIPKGIGKRSSFIRKLEEQIARPAAGPQGAPKVPEIKPMTEEEESEYHEVV
- the LOC105335020 gene encoding uncharacterized protein isoform X6 — its product is MSKEIADWRFFEGSLEHKGKQGRGYQTLWCVLKGRTIHIFKERDQRNDDTVVGSLNIDNKTECTASDTRDGYKLELITEGLDKTSRINRFKTKKKVERELWRGYILCLSKGTVPNDLDLTDTQIEEIKASVNSFLLEEASGSTHGGGSVSIGGKSRHQELSKRASVSPSEDSGLGATIKHPRSIGTQNSSSSGSRGTISGGGGGPTMRPKFSNNPRMDDKTPSWFFSSCSRDLAERILVNSGSLGNALMRESSSQKDSGSYVISKIGKIDGVVKIEHFEVERVDRGYRIKVENDHEPQKNLTDVINTFRFIAGFENTIPMKTNDLYNFGLSEDDTDPYRMKRIEREIPSKTRELPEPLPDYEEPVPRPSKTFNPGILKKEQAKYERRNVHHFGTTRSSIVNKLNKTTVTVKPRSPSPPEFDPPTPHRQSVYYNAPVSNAAKFPLQKPRPPTPPDESPPPPEPHVTGSDGYYNEDSFKDLKGKEPLHKRSMSVPNIKHLMPNQLQGDIDLNQPVNRDIPPPKSVVPAAPPPPPLLSNPGATSPTQKTPTSILKSKPRGGLPSLPSLPPTPTDPDTGPRSSIDTSAPSLTALGLKPVGRTLDKQKTSSRATKEYEDSQTVQDIRKKFEKKIPPSTAPKPTGRPQARAASNEKEDEIYHDAISAEYENSDDIPKGIGKRSSFIRKLEEQIARPAAGPQGAPKVPEIKPMTEEEESEYHEVV
- the LOC105335020 gene encoding uncharacterized protein isoform X7, whose protein sequence is MSKEIADWRFFEGSLEHKGKQGRGYQTLWCVLKGRTIHIFKERDQRNDDTVVGSLNIDNKTECTASDTRDGYKLELITEGLDKTSRINRFKTKKKVERELWRGYILCLSKGTVPNDLDLTDTQIEEIKASVNSFLLEEASGSTHGGGSVSIGGKSRHQELSKRASVSPSEDSGLGATIKHPRSIGTQNSSSSGSRGTISGGGGGPTMRPKFSNNPRMDDKTPSWFFSSCSRDLAERILVNSGSLGNALMRESSSQKDSGSYVISKIGKIDGVVKIEHFEVERVDRGYRIKVENDHEPQKNLTDVINTFRFIAGFENTIPMKTNDLYNFGLSEDDTDPYRMKRIEREIPSKTRELPEPLPDYEEPVPRPSKTFNPGILKKEQAKYERRNVHHFGTTRSSIVNKLNKTTVTVKPRSPSPPEFDPPTPHRQSVYYNAPVSNAAKFPLQKPRPPTPPDESPPPPEPHVTGSDGYYNEDSFKDLKGKEPLHKRSMSVPNIKHLMPNQLQGDIDLNQPVNRDIPPPKSVVPAAPPPPPLLSNPGATSPTQKTPTSILKSKPRGGLPSLPSLPPTPTDPDTGPRSSIDTSAPSLTALGLKPVGRTLDKQKTSSRATKEYEDSQTVQDIRKKFEKKIPPSTAPKPTGRPQARANRSFSEPAVNPGHLEYENSDDIPKGIGKRSSFIRKLEEQIARPAAGPQGAPKVPEIKPMTEEEESEYHEVV